Part of the Nicotiana sylvestris chromosome 5, ASM39365v2, whole genome shotgun sequence genome is shown below.
atatttaatatataaatatatttattgtgatgtaatttataaatatttcttaaaaaatttcataattttatcttttaagatattattttaaggttggacttagaaTTTTTGACTGTTCCAATAAGTTTTTATaaccattaatattagtaaattaaataatgctaacaaaagtccaaaccaaaatcaaatcaatactaatgctaacaaaagacattcaattcaatagtCAATACTACGAAAAGGAATGTAtcgaatatctattttttgttttgcaataatttagataaaaatgcataacctatttttatattttctttagcgtttagtcatgtaattaatatgCCCTTATTAGTCCACTTactttagcatgacttagtacttttagattatgtttatttttattatgattttttaattagcaatatttatattacataattttattgtctttactgttgaatattttaggataatgtcatgacacatctcatattttgtattattttcttggaaaatactttatatagttgtatcttactaggattaaagaaatattttgagcgcaagttatatgttttgttctacgaagattttaccgaaaAAAACCCGGAAAACCCAagaaaaatcgagattgaaaaatccgagttttattggtttggtctttagatttaataacccgacacaattggtttggtttggtaatcgTAAATTTCGAACCAACctgacctatgtacacccctacttaTAACATCTCCATTATATGTTATGCTTAATACTTTACATTAATTCAAAAATGCTTCAAGGAAGAAGCTAAAACAATGATTTTTAATTTCACCAATCAAGAAAAAACCCAAAATGGAGGAAGTTTAGTTCTATGCTATCCAATGTCACAAAGTTTCTTGACACTTCCATTTTCCAAACTGAACACGGGATATCTGCTATCTCCCACGACACCGAATAAGCACCAAGGCTTGGATATATAGCAAGACATCACCTAGTGTTTTTGCCTTTCGCTGAAGGGTGAGATGTACACatccttacccctaccctggacgAACAGAGAGGCTtattccgatagaccctcggctaaaaaGATAATTAAACCTGAACTAGAGTTCACGAAATGTGATCGATTTTCTTATCCTTCGTAAGTGTCCTGGCCATCTTGACTAATTCCACGGGATACTTGCTACCTCCCACACCACCTATTAACTTTGTTCACCAAGACATTGACAAATAAGAAGACTTCACGTAGTGTTTTTGCCTTCCCCTGAGATTTGAACCGAACCTGAACTAGAGTATACCCTTTTGTTTGCAGCATTCAATTGCACCATCAAACATTTCCTCAAGGCCATACTTGTACTTGAATCCAGTGTCCAAAAGTTTCTTTGATGAAAGGCTAGGGTGTTTACTATACTCTAGAAGGAATAATGAGGAATAATGATGAAAATCAACTGAACCATCTCTGAAAAAAAACGCGATTATGCCTGTTGAAGAAGAAAGATTAGTTCATAAACTGCTCAGATCAAGACATGCTTATgccaaagaagaaaggaaaataagGATATTGCTTCCAGCAGTTGTATTGCAAAATGTACGTACAGAGACAAACATATAGATATAACATTAACTTCCTTTATTAAGAGCTTTGAAATAATGTTTCCACTCAAAAGCTATCCAAAAGTTATGTCTTTCCTATGTTTCATATAGGAAAAAATTCTGCTCATTATATCAATCAGCTGCACCTTAATCAAAATTCTGCTCAATATCGTTGAGGAAATTAGAAAATGGACTTGCAGAGGGGACTACGAGAAACTAAAAGCTTCCCTTCTTACTTCTTCTATATAGCAGTAGATAAGAGATTAgaccatttttatggtactaatatatcatctcctattgcttttttgagccgagggtctcctggaaacagcctctctacccttcggggtaggggtaaggtctgcgtacatattaccctccccagaccccacttgtgggattatactgggtcgttgttgttgttgttgttggtaaatGATTCGACATGAGAAAGTTACACGAGCAGAAGGGGAATACCAAAAATCATTGCCATGGCTGATCGTAATGACTCTGGGAATCGAGGACTCAAGAAGGGACCATGTATCCAACTAGGAATAACAGTCACCAAATCAAGCCCATGCTTCTCAGCAAATTCAAGAGCAGCCTTTTCCGCTAATGTCTTACTAATCACATAAGAAGCTGTAGATATAGGCTTTAAGGTTTTCATGACACTGATATCTGACCATGAGCTCTCATCCACTGTATCTAAACCTTTATCATTAAACACAAGTGTTGTTCTGCTGGAAGTGTAAACAATCGTTTTACTGTTTTTGACTTGAGGCATTCGCGTAAAATTCCCAATGTTCCATCAACTGCTTCTCTTATCTTTTCATCTTCAATTTCTTGGTCGCCAAAATTCATCGGATGAGCAACGTGGAATACTCCAATGCATCCTTCAATAGCTGCAGTAAAGCTTTCCGGTTTATCCAAATCAGCAGTAAATATCCGTAGCCTTTGGGATGCACGGGGCAAGTTCGTGAGGTAGCTAACATCTGTTTTGTGACCTAAAAATTCATTCAGAGTTTTCATCAGATATTACATTTTTTACCTTAAAAGACAATGAATAGAATCAGCGGAAATATTAACCTCGAGTGGACCTTATGGTAGCATTTACTGAGTAGCCATGTTGAAGAAGCTTCATTATCAACCACGACGCTACATATCCTGTTCCACCGGTTACACAAACCATACCTTTGCTGTCATCTACTTCCATCTCTCTCTTACTCAGCTATTCTGTCTTCTTAATCTCGTCACTATAAAATGTTGATTCGACAGATATATGATCCGTCCTTTATTCCCCCTTCATCATAAGGCGTGGTGAAGATCCAGTGTTTAGGTCCCTTCTAAGTAAACTGTGCAACACATTCCAAGAGTTattagaaagaaataaaaagagcaCAATAATTCTCAATTCATTATTTGGTGGGAATTATTCAGGTAGGAAAAACAACTACTCTCAATCCCAAACTAGCTGGAACAAACTATTGAAAAGGAAAGACAACagcgacaacaacaacaacaacctagtgaaatccacaagtggggtccggggagggtagtgtgtacgcataccttacccctaccccggaggAATGAAAGGAAAATACAACTGTAAATTTTCTTTCGCATGGCTTAGTTGTATGAATACAGTAATAAAATTCATCTTTCTGTACCAGGAAAAGCAACTGAAAAAGAAAAGGCTATTTTGGTTTATTTGGTTTCAGGGGTCAATTATTACAGTTTATTTGTTTTGCTTATGTTAAACATTTCTAGTTTCATTTGTTTGTAATGTACTGATGCATCTATTATCCCTTTCCACTTtctaatcctcttctcttttctaAATCTTTAGCTATTATTCTAAAAGATATATATTATCCCTGTCTGAGTTCATTCCAAGAATTGACCAACTTGACGCAGAGGCGGAGCCACAGTGTCGGCTACGGGTTGGACCGAACCCAGTAACTTTGGTTCAAATCATATATTTGTcttaaaattttcattaaatatgtacaaattTATAATTTAGAACTCGGTAATATAAAAGATTAGAATCTCGAACCATAAACTTGAAATCTTGGCTCCGCCTCTTAGTTGACGCTACCTTGTTTGGACTGATTTGATTAGCTTTATTTTTGGTGGAAATGATCTTCTATGACCCATTACAATTTGAATAGAAGAAAATAACTACAACGATCTCTTGTCTTTTATTTACCGATCTCCTGTATTATATTTTATGATCTCCTGTGAAAAGAGACATATAACTAAAAGAACAGTTGTAACAATAAAACCGACCTCCCTTTGTTCTTGTGATACTTTCTTTTCCTAATAGGATACTATCAAATTCAACTTGGTTATAACAGTATCTATTTGTAATTGACCAAATGTGAAGTTTTCAATATCAAAACTGAATGTCTTTTTTTGGGTTACAACAAAACAATGTAACTGACCAAAATCTGGATAATATAATAACAGCAAAATCAAATTTTTATAAGAAGATGACACCCAAGGGTGTGGCCTAGTAATTAATAAAGTAGGCGAGAACTTGAGGTCTCAGATTCAAATCACAGCTGAGGCAAAAAAACAGATTTCTTCTGATTTATCCAACCTTTCGTAGATAGAGTTACCTGGTACTTGTTGCAGTAGGAGCTGACAGATATCCCTTAGAATTAGTCCAGTGCGCGCAAACTGGCCCGGATACCGCCGTcagttaataaaaaaaaattataagaaGATGAACTATTTCATTACTTAGAGCTAAAATCGAGGTGATTTCTTGTCATCTATCCAAGCGATAGAGTGTGGTACCTTGCGGTAGGTGTCAAATATCCCGTGTAATTAATCGAATTGCGTGCAAATTGAACCGGACACCAGGTCagttatcaaaaaaaaaatataagaagATGAACTAGTTCATTACTTAGAGCTAAAACAGAGGAGGGTGAAAAAGGGATATTTCAGAACCTGTACTCAGTGAGCTGCATTTGGCGTTTCAAGAGCAGATTTCTACGGCCAAATAATTTTATCAATTATTGAAGACAAATTTGTGTCACTCCTTTGAGTTGAGAGTGTGTTTTTTATACCGGAAACTAGGGatgtgcacggatcggatcggatttagcatatttcggatttgaatttcggatttcggattatagaaaatgcaatccgaatccgattcgaattatatcggatcggatcggattttaaagtttggatcggatcggatatcgtatcgtattattatgcctcaaagttaaactaatatgtatattttctttgtaaaaaaggcaatacattaagaaaaattcatgtttatgcaattatgagagtactatggtgttaatatagctaaatctagcaattgtaaaggtaataacttggatgttgatgtaaattaaagtgtagtatttatacatgtcctaataatttcggatttcggattggattggattaaaatataccaatccgaaatccgaaattttaataaacataatccgaaatccgaaattcgaaattgaatggatcggttcggatttcggatatccgatccgaatgaacagcccTACTGGAAACCAATATATCTCCAAAGATTCAGGTGCTTATAATTCACCGTTAAAATATGAGGttatttaattttgaatttaGCATCCCCTAATTGTTTATACCACAAGTatgatattattttttatttcatatAACAAATCTCGAATTACtaattttgaaataaatcaaCAAAATAATACATATGTCATTCTCCAAAATATTTCTCTCAAACCCTGTAGGCTAGATTTACACCAAAATTATGTTTTATATTATATAattcaaaaaatttattttcaGTCCAATGAATCAAAGTATAAACGTTAAACAATTTAATCATTATTTAACCATCGTATCATATTTTTTACATTATAATTTCAGGATAACTTATTCACTAACTAAACGATCCTTTACTATTTTGTCCTTTATATCTTTTGTAATCCCCAAAATTATCTTTCTCTAAAATATAACCCCTAACTCTCTCCAATTCAATTTCGCAAATTATTATTATCCATGtaaaagttaattattttttataaatagttTGAAGACTATTTTAGTGTCAACACCATACCGTCAAATATTGTTTATTATCAGTATCGACACTACAATCCAAATGCGTAAAATTATGTTTATTCGATAGTTtgtaattcatttttaaaaattcaattacaACGTtcgtttatttttttaaaaaaaaactatgaGTTAAAAACAAAGACAAAGACTTCATTgcccaaaaaaaagaaaataaaaaatgagtaGCCTATAAAACCGTAATTACCCGCAAATAACCATTTTAGGGTTTTATTGCTGTAGCCACACCTCAGAACACCGCCGACAGCCGCCATGGGTCGTATGCACAGTCGAGGGTCCGTTCACTCTTTCTTCCATTTATATAACACTGTATTTGATAATACATTGTTTCTGATTTTTATGTTAATTTTTGTTTTGCTCACAGCAAGGGTATTTCAGCTTCAGCACTTCCGTACAAAAGGACTCCACCAAGTTGGTTGAAAATCTCTGCTCCTGATGTATGCCCTtgaaaattttacttatttttgctTAATTGGATGAAATGGAAATATACTGGCGGTTTTTACAAACATTTATTATGAAGCtagtatattttatatttttttaatttgtatTTGCATAAAATTGGTATGAGATGGTTTAAATGGAGTAACTTGGTCAGTGAGGATTCGTATAGCGGATTCCAACTTGTTTGAGGCGTAGTTGTTGTTTAGTTATCTCACTCTATTTACTAGCTAAAAGAGTAAAAGCTTAGAGTGTGTTTCCTTGAGTATTCAAAGATGTTGCCTTTAGTGTGTAGGTGGAATTCACTCCAATTACCTTATATGCTTATCCATTTCGACTTTGTTTACCGTTTCCGTTTACTGCAAAGTACTGGAAAAATATTCCACCTGTTTTCTTATCTAATCACTGGATTCAATATTTCCTAATCAATGCTAAGGACGAAATGTATGCAAGGTAATATGTAATTCTGTAGCCTAAGCTCCTAACCATGAAAAAGCAAGTGGGGGCGTTGCCCTGTTGAGCTATGTTCCAGATAATGATGGATGCATAGGTTAGTGATGCCTCGTAACTGCCTCCATATGAAAATAATAACAATGATAAGTGTGTCAATTAGATGAAATTAGAACATGTTGGAGTTTGGTCAGTCAAAAAGAGTCAAGCTAATATCCTGAAATAATAGTTGCACAACTGAACTGACTCAACGTTTCCTGACCTTGGTAAACTCATTCAGTTATTTCCTTTGTTTTACTAAAAGAACATAAGAGATGTACTTTCTTGTGTTTCAGGTTGAGGATAATATATGCAAGTTTGCCAAAAAGGGTTTGACACCATCTCAAATTGGTGTTATTCTTCGTGATTCTCATGGTATTGCTCAGGTGAAGAGTGTAACTGGTAGCAAGATTCTCAGAATTTTGAAGGCTCATGGTACTTATTTGGCATGTTTGGCGACTAAGTTGATACTTCATAAGACTTATCGAAAGGAAATGGTTGATTAACCTATGGTTTTTTGTATTCTAGGTCTGGCTCCTGAGATTCCCGAGGATCTCTATCACCTTATCAAGAAAGCTGTTGCCATCCGGAAGCATCTTGAGAGAAACAGGAAAGACAAGGATTCCAAGTTTAGGTTGATTCTTGTTGAGAGCAGGATTCACCGACTTGCTCGTTACTATAAGAAAACAAAGAAGCTTCCACCAGTATGGAAGTAGTAAGTCCACTCTCATATATATGACTCTATTATTGTGCTTCTGAGTCTCCATAGTAATCAGTCTAATCTTGATTTTGCAATCATAATGTGTTCAATGCAAGTGATTGTGGAAATTCTAATAGGTTATAACTTTTTACCTAAGCATGTGTTGTGATTGTCTTTGGGAATGTACTTGGGAGATGAATTTTATTTAGAGACCTTTTCTATAGCTCCACCAGTGTGTTATGCTTGGTTTTCTCTGGAATTTAATTTTGGATTTACCTTCTAGCTGGAGATTCCATGGAAAAATTTGAATGTTTTGCTCTCCTGGTCAATTTTTTGTTTCAGACACAAGTTGTTGTATCGCTTGCAGTTTAGCGTTATGTTTATATCATCGTGATATTATCCCTGTGGGGTTGG
Proteins encoded:
- the LOC104232570 gene encoding LOW QUALITY PROTEIN: vestitone reductase (The sequence of the model RefSeq protein was modified relative to this genomic sequence to represent the inferred CDS: inserted 1 base in 1 codon); the protein is MEVDDSKGMVCVTGGTGYVASWLIMKLLQHGYSVNATIRSTRGHKTDVSYLTNLPRASQRLRIFTADLDKPESFTAAIEGCIGVFHVAHPMNFGDQEIEDEKIREAVDGTLGILRECLKSKTVKRXVYTSSRTTLVFNDKGLDTVDESSWSDISVMKTLKPISTASYVISKTLAEKAALEFAEKHGLDLVTVIPSWIHGPFLSPRFPESLRSAMAMIFGIPLLLV
- the LOC104232569 gene encoding small ribosomal subunit protein uS15, with product MGRMHSRGKGISASALPYKRTPPSWLKISAPDVEDNICKFAKKGLTPSQIGVILRDSHGIAQVKSVTGSKILRILKAHGLAPEIPEDLYHLIKKAVAIRKHLERNRKDKDSKFRLILVESRIHRLARYYKKTKKLPPVWKYESTTASTLVA